The Ziziphus jujuba cultivar Dongzao chromosome 3, ASM3175591v1 region ctaaataaaaaatggttttcCTTCAAGAAGTAGAAAATTTCCTTGATGGAGGAAAAGAAAGACCACCCTGTTGAAAACaactaatttgatttttccacCTTGCTAGCTGGACCACCCTGTTGAAAACAACTAGTTTGATTATTCCACCTTGCTAGCTAGCTCTATTATGACTTTATCCTCCAATCACCATGCGACaaagtttataatattatacCCACCAATCCCCAATTCAATTTTTGTCTGCCCTtggtttataatttaatttactcTACATTTTTTAGAATATTGCAGGAAGAAATTCAAGTTAGAAAATACCAATTAAGATTTGGTAATTGACCCTTTATGAACTCCCCTGTTTCTGATTCAGAGACTGaccctttttaaattttatgaaggAACTTCATCTAATAGAAACTTTGGCATATAATAGAAGCTgaaatttttaagtaatttattttatatgatgaatTATAGATTACCTTTTTATGCAGAGTCTTGCATTGGATAAAGTTAGTGGTAAAATACGCTGTACGCTTGGAACCAAAGAATTGTCCATACTTTGGGATGATGATCCTGTTGTTTGGAATGGGAATCTTCCTTTGTCATATTTATTTCCCTTCGTAATTCCTTTTAAGCCCAggtcttcttttttctctctaatcGATTCTTTAAAGTCTATATTATTGTCTGTTTGAATTTATTGGTGAGTAATTTTAAGAAatgtaagtatatatatatgtgcagaCTCTTGAACGTTTCCGATACCAATGATGTGTCGTACCTTCGAATCCGAGCAAGGATTCAAGCGAAGTTGTTGTCCCCAAACACAACTTATGCGGCGTACCTTATTTATGTGCATAGATATGGAGGGGTCAAGCACCCACCAATGAGGGCGTCAGTAAGATTGGTTGGGGAAGGAGATGAAACTAAGGTTGAAGAAGTTGTAAACGATGCTTACTTGTTAAGTACTACTGTGTTTAGACGTGAAGATGATGGATACCATTGCCAGAGTAGAGGTGATGGGTGGATGGAGATCAAGATGGGGGAGTTCTTTACCACTGAAGATGATATGGAGGTGGAGATATTCTTAAGGGGTACAAAAGAATATACTGCTTTCATGGTTTCTGGGCTTCTTGTACATGGCATCGAGCTTCGACCAAAAGGACCAAAATGAATCTTTATATGAATTGGAATATTTCTTGCAAAATCTTGTGTAACAGCGAAGGTTTAGAAGTCTTTAGATTCACTTTGGTGGGCAGTTTTGCATGCTGCTGATGTTTCTAGTGGTTGAAAATAACCCTTTTTCCTGTTACTATCTGCAGATGTCATATTGCTAATAAGATGAATTAGATATAGTGTATAAGAAAGATGACAGTTTGTATCATAAACATAATGAATTAGCATGTGCTTTCATTTGAAAGCCATGCTTATTATGATATACTATATTATAGTCATAAATTTGGttagatatattaatatatatcttcCTTGTTTTTCACTTTTCTTCATCATCTGGCTAAAACTTTATCATTCTCAGTAACACTTTTGTTGGTTTTTCAGATTGTCCAGCAAAAGAATTTTTAAGTACTTTTGAGCCATTGCTTGATTGTGAACCTAGTTTCTGAATATCCCATAAAATACCATTTGAATTTTTCAAGGTTGAATTTTACAGTTCTTAGCATGGATGCCAAAGGTAAGAATATTGCAATAAGGTATATGAACCGCTTTGAAACTTATGCAAGAATTCTGCATAGAGATGTGGATACTAAAAATGTTATGGGGAGTGCTCAAAGATGTTGTGACAACGGCTTGATGTAGAAGGAAGGATAGAAACAAAACTGGGTTTTTGACAAAGACCCTGCATCCATGCAGAGTCGTACATATCGATTTCGAAGTCTATAAGAGATCAACGGCGGTGGGCGTAGGTAGCGTGTCTTCCTTTACACTTTGACAGCCATGTGAAGGTAGAAGAGATGGGTGGAGAGAGATTGAGAGATGGGTTAGTTTACAACTTGAAACAATGATAGGATGAGGCTGTCACAGTCACAGTGCCGCAACGAATTTGCTAAGAAGGTGGGACTCAATTGTAAAATGGAATTGAAattaggattaaagcaatttaTTATATGTGTATTTTAACATGCTTAATTTCTTCTCCTTTGTTGGATTGttgtaatttttgtaattttgcaGCGTATTGTAGCTATATTTGACTTGCTGTTAAGCCTGGCAATATGTCATGTTAAATCGTATCATATAATGTCGTATTAAATCGTGTTGTATCGTGTTCATGCTGAATTAAGTTAGTCCAAATTCGATTCGTTAAGTTTTCAtgtgaaaatagataaattctaactcatttgataaattattgtgTAATCCATCATCCAACTCgataaaccattaaaaataaatataaatttgaaaatttaaatttcatttaattttgaaataataaaataatattttttaaaaaaactacaaaaatttttgtttatttttaaattttttaaaaattaaactaaaaaagaataaattaatacatgtttaataataaataaagtaattttaatattataagacttatataactaaaatattCTTCTTTATTAAGTTTAATGGGTTTATTATGTTTCactttttaaaatctattaatttattggattttattGGATAACACTGATAGAGATATGACATAATGTTATCAATCTAAACCTGTAAATTATCGTATAGGTTCATATCGTATAAGATTTTGCCAGAGCTACTTGTTGTAGaccaacaattatatatatatatatataaatatatatatatatatatatataaatatatatatatatatatatatatatatatgtatataaatattgtttgtGTTAAGCATATGGCATATCATTCCATTGGCTACAATCAATATCATATATGGAAAAAGAAATCCTTAAAAAAGTTTCCTGTATGGAATACCgtttaaggataaaatttagaagaaaagaaaaaaaaaattaagtttgttGAAAAGAATCATCGAGATTGAAAAATGtgtgcaatttttatttatttttctgttatttgataacttattgttgaaataaaaaaataaaaaggaactgCTTTAGGGACTTGAAGCTGAACCAAACATATTTTCCATCATGGGCCCAACATAAATATTGAATACTAAATTTAGAGGAACTGTCAaactgtttgtttatttatttttaccattGTTAATTTTCTAATTGAGTTAATTTTATAAgctaatattaatatattatgtgaaagaaattttgtactttttttaaaaattttattagccTCCTATAAAATGGCTGATATTTtcacattattttttaattataatctcAGCATTTTTCGTACTTACATAATTTTCGAATGAAAAAATGGATCAACTTTCTTGTTTATCAACAGAAAAATCACGTaagaattacaaaaataatatattactaCTATAAcatatgtaatattatattcctaaatcaacaatatacaacctgaccaaaagaaaatatatttgtgtatatatatatatatatacaaaattttatttcgGAATATTCTAGAAGGGAAGCTGTCACAGTCACACTGCCGCAACGAATTTGCTAAGAAGGTAGGACTCAATTGTAAAATGGAATTGAAattaggattaaagcaatttaTATGTCTATTTTAACATCCTTAATTTCTTCTCCTTTGTTGGATTGTTGTCATTTTGCAGCGTATTGTAGCAATAGTTGACTTGGTGTAGACCAACaaccatatatatgtgtatatatatatatatatatatattgtttgtgtTAAGCATACGGCATATCATACCATTGGCTACAATCAATATCATATATGGAAAAAGAAATGAcgggttttaatttttttttttttttttaaaagaagtcTCCTATATGAAATAAGGTTTAAGTATAAAAgttagaagaaaagaaaaaaaaaattaagtttgttGAAAAGAATCATTCAGATTTAAAAATGTGactgcaatttttatttatctttctgTTATTTGATaacttattattaaaataaataaaataaaaaggaactcCTTTAGGGACTTGAAGTTGAGCCATACATATTTTCCAACATGGGCCCAACATAAATATTGAATACTAAATTTAGAGGAACTGTGAAActgtatgtttatttattattaccattGTTAATTTTCTAATTGAGTTAATTTTATAAGctgatattaatatattatgtgaaagaaattttgtacttttttttaaaaatttcattagCCTCCTAAAATGGCTGATATTTtcacattattttttaattataatctcATTTTCGAATGAAAAAATGGATCAACTTTCTTGTTTATCAACAGAAAAATCAAGTaagaattacaaaaataatatattattaccataacatatgtaatattatattcctaaatcaacaatatacactgaccaaaagaaaatatatttgtatacatataaatatacaaattttatttctgAATATTCTAGAAGGGAAgctgaaaataaataatccGAGAATTGGAGCCGGCAGAGAATTACGAATAAAAGTTACTTTCCTTTTTTGATATCCACGTGTCTATATAGTCTATAATGGATCATATGTAACGTCATCATGCCAAaattctcattattattattttcaaaagtatGGAATAaagagttattattattattattattattattattaaggcaaagattagttttgttttattatttatttcttttaatcttACGATGATGATTTAAACTTAGGACCCAagtgaaacccaaaaaaaataaatttagaactgCATGGACATATATTTTtcacggaaaaaaaaaattaaataactacATGGACATATGAGTGATTTCTGTTATTGACCTGAGGCCGTATGTTAGCCCTGTGGTAAGAGGCACCATCAGTCCAGTTTATGAGCGAGTCTCAccggaaaattaaaaaaaaaaaaaaaaaaaaattgatttgtgtTATTGACCTATTCATAAAAGTCGGCTAGTGCTAAAATATACATCTTTTGCTATCACTGACaaaataatcattaaaaatttttatttatttatttattttttttgggaacgaAATCGTAATGAGATTctataatataacaaatttaaGGAATATGCAACTTACGCATCAAATATCTTTGTGTGGAAAAatctactttttaaaaataaataaataaaaatataacgtATTGCCCATTTGACTGTGATTTTACAAATGCCAAAAATCACTTTTTAAcagaataaaattattttctacaatttaagagagttttttttattattattttgttaaaaaattacaataataaaaataattttattttcacttattGTGATTTTAGGAGAAAAGACACAGGTAACAGGTTAGGTGACTGCTCATGCTGAAAAAATTATTCTGGAAGGGGGATAAATTATATAGTACAAAACCACGTGCTCAGCCAGTCGTTTTGGGCTGCTAATAATAccgtataatataatattactacccaaaaaaacaaaacactaaatattataatatatacattgcACACCAAAAAAAACGTGCCGTGGCGGCTATTCATAGtactataatataaaatatgataGTAGCATGTGGAtgctattttttaatattcccaTTATCAATATCTTTTAGGCTAGATTAAAAGTATACTTCTAGAAGatcaaattctatatatatatatatatattattattaatatgtatTACTAATATAAATCACATATATGTAGTCAAAATTTGGTAACCACAGAGAGATAGATGAAAGAAAAAACCATGGAGTTTGGCATGTGGGAATTGCCGGAGGGATGCATTGCTCACATTCTTTCGCTTACTTCGCCTCGTGATGCGTGCAGATGCTCGGCGGTATCATCGAAGTTCCGGCAGGCCGCTGAGTCGGACACCGTGTGGGAGAGGTTTCTGCCATGTCATTGGAAAGATATCATTTCCAGGTCGGTTTCTCCAGCTGTGAAATTCTCATCCAAGAAAGCTCTCTTCAATCAACTTTCTTGCTCCCCAATCCTCCTTGACCAGGGAAATAAGGTAGTATAAAATTTCAATCCCAAACCCCTTTACTTCTTGTTTGCATGATAAAagagttttaacaattttatagaGTCAGAAACTATGAAAATTTTGTGATTTTAGATTGGGAGGACCATGTTTAATTGGATTGAAATTTCAATataattgagttttttttttttttcgttgcaTTTCTCTGCGACTGTTTTGGAAACAAATATATCAAATCCTTATTAAGAAAGTAGATGCAGATATTTTTTGAagactaataaattttttatacaaaGTCAGCTATTCTCCAAGAATGATATCTCTTTatttggaaggaaaaaaaaaaaaaaaacacctggCCTTCGATGCAAATACCTTTTTGTCTAATTACAAATTGCAGCATTTACTAGcattttgaaaagtattttATAGATTACTTCCataatagtcttttttttttttttttttttcgtgtgtgtgtgtgtgtgaattcCCTGCTTTTGGTAATGATTCTGTGAACTCAATGGtcactaattattttattaattaatatatatatatatatatatatataatatattgctACAAAAAGTGCTCCATTGGAAGCGCTCCTAGGAGTCCCACACAAAAAGTCAATAACCCACTATTAATTGTTGAATAAGTCAATAATGTTAAACCACAAGTGATGACCATAGCCAAAATTTCTCTTTTACCCTCGCACTTCATCATTTTGTAGCCTTTCGCTCTCTCTCCTCTGTAATTTTCAGTCATCTCCCATCAGTTCCTGTTACCTATGGCTCCTTATTCTTCTAGCTATTATTAACAGGGTTGATTTAAATCGTCGAAAAAGGGGTTAATTTAACCAATAACTATTATGTATCGATTGAAAAATTGGGTCAATGCGTATTAGTCAAGttgagatggaaaaaattattttaaaaaataaagaaaaaaaaaaagaaaagaaagttgaGAGGGAAAAATAACTTGGGTTTAAAAGTGAGATACTGAGAAGGGTGAATAAGAATTTAAGGGGTTTCACAAGTGGATTTTTAAAATAGGTTTTTGAACAGAATCATAAGAGATCAAAATCATAAGGTGGAGTGGGTCTAAAGAGCATGTATGGTGAAACATTAAGAAGAAGATTGCATGTTCACAGGgccaaaataaaaagtaataataataataataataatattagcttctttttttttttttttttttgactttgatGCTCACAAGCACCTATAATAGCGCGCGTATGATAGCAATTCTATATATTTACTTTCATGTTCATGGTTGATAATCTGTATTTTACTTTCTATAGCCAATAGAGTGATTAAAATGTCCATATATACCATTCAACATTTGGTACTTGAGCTCTCAGCTTCATGACCGCCCCTGTTTTCAATTCAGAGATAATCCATTTTTCCTAAAGGAATTCAAACAAGCTTGATAATTTCTTTTGGATTACTACATGAACTTTTGGCATATAATGGAAGTGCAaatctatcttttattttatatattatatacatataataaccTATagttcacctttttttttttttttttttttttttttttttttttgttgggtgcAGAGTTTTGCATTAGATAAAGTTAGTGGCAAAATATGCTGTACGCTTGGATCCAAAGAATTATCAACACTTTGGGATGATGATCCTCTTGTACTGGATGGGACTTTTCCAATGTCCTATTTATTTCCCTTTCACATACCTCTCAAGTCCAGGtttgtattttctattttttttttttctctctaattaACTCTTTTATGTCAATATTATTCTTTGTTTAAATTAATGGTGAGTCATTTTAAGAATTGTAAGTACAAATATGTGCAGATTCTTGAAGGTTTCTGATACAAATGCTGTGTCCTACCTTCGAATCCGGGCAAGGATACAATCGAAATACCTTTCCCCGAACACAACTTATGCAGCTTACCTTGTTTATGCGCATAGATTTGGAGGGGATGAGTACCCACCAATGAAGGTGTTAGTAAGATTGGTTGGGGAAGGAGATGAAATTAAGGTTGAAGAAGTTGTAAATGATGCTTATTTGTTAACTACTAGTGTGTTAACATCTAAAGATGACGGATTCTGTGGCCGTAGTAGAAGCGATGGATGGATGGAGATCGAGGTGGGGGAGTTCTTTACCAGAGAAGATGAAGTGGAGATGGAGATACGCTTATGGGGGCCTATAGAATATACTGCTTTTGTCGTTTCTGGGCTTATTGTTCATGGCATTGAGCTTAGACCAAAGGactaaaatgatataaaaatcataaataaataaataagaggaGAAATAGAGGGGGGTGGGGGGGCGGATCTTTATGTGACTTGGCATTgtctttcaccttttttttacttttttttggtatatcGCACGGTTTTTCATGTTAAACTCTTGTATTTGCATACCTTTCCTTgttaataaatgaaaagatttatgatgtataaaaaaaaaaaaaaacatatggaCCGATCAAATTTCTACGAAGGCCACCTGTCGTTAAGGCTCGCATCTTTGGTGGATTGACCGATCAAATTTCTCCTCGTGCTGTCAAacatagttaaatatatatatatatatacaatctgtATATGGTGTGGACGGTCTTTatacggaccacagtattagtgatggttttttatagtattggtgacgattttgtAAGAAACTgttgttaatactataaaaaaccgtcactaatactgcagtcctcatacggaccgtcctcaccataaaatttccgtatatatatatatataataaatttacattGTAACAATTCAAAGTTTTaacatttgtaatattttacggagtttaaaattttatagacgCAGGTTTAAATTATACTATTATTCatttacaaaattaacatcaaacataatctataaataaaaaagaatattaaacataacttaatatatataatagattcatatttaacaatttaagCTTTTTGAATCAttataaatttaacatttatcACAATCAAAAGATTTGATTAAATATCTAAAGAAGTATTTTCCATATaataatacacacacacacacacacacacatatatatatatatatatatatatatatcaacaaaagGAAGTTGCAGAATTATAATGCCCCTCTTGTTTGGAACATTTATGGACTCATTGTCACTCGAGAGTATAAATACACACCTATCATATATACAGATATCGGATCTCATTTTTCTTGTGATATAACATGGTTTGGTGCAACATTATTTTCAATGGAATTATTCAGCTacaaggtttatttatttattattattattattattattttgttatttgttgtAAAAGCAGGACATTATTTATGACATGTGGTGGTTACAAATTGATTATCTTTTACGAAATTTGAACAGGCTCTGTAAGTTATCAAAATTCTAAACTTGAGAGAATCGCCTATGGAAAATATCATTTTGTCACCTGTATTTTGctattaacatttttaaaattttacttatatcaatattaaattttaagatAGTTTTCTAATCAGGTTGCTAAAATATAgcattgaaaaattttatttaattaaatatttgagattttggatGTATGAtcccattatattttattttttaacaactgAAAATTTAAAACTGCTGCAATAAATTGTgtgaattctacaaattttattattataaggtCGACTATTAAAATTcaccaattgcattttttatatcaaatttgaCACAAAAATACAATTGATAAATGTTGCAATATGCCATTTTAGAAGTGAAAATACATACTCATGCCAAAATTTGACGATGCAATGACAATTTACAATGGAG contains the following coding sequences:
- the LOC107422577 gene encoding putative F-box protein PP2-B12 — translated: MKEKTMEFGMWELPEGCIAHILSLTSPRDACRCSAVSSKFRQAAESDTVWERFLPCHWKDIISRSVSPAVKFSSKKALFNQLSCSPILLDQGNKSFALDKVSGKICCTLGSKELSTLWDDDPLVLDGTFPMSYLFPFHIPLKSRFLKVSDTNAVSYLRIRARIQSKYLSPNTTYAAYLVYAHRFGGDEYPPMKVLVRLVGEGDEIKVEEVVNDAYLLTTSVLTSKDDGFCGRSRSDGWMEIEVGEFFTREDEVEMEIRLWGPIEYTAFVVSGLIVHGIELRPKD
- the LOC107422576 gene encoding F-box protein PP2-B10 gives rise to the protein MRDLPEGCVSHILSRTSPRDACRCSLVSSKFRLAAESDTVWESFLPWQWPDIISRSVSPVQFSSKKALYFHLCQSPLLLDQGNKSLALDKVSGKIRCTLGTKELSILWDDDPVVWNGNLPLSYLFPFVIPFKPRLLNVSDTNDVSYLRIRARIQAKLLSPNTTYAAYLIYVHRYGGVKHPPMRASVRLVGEGDETKVEEVVNDAYLLSTTVFRREDDGYHCQSRGDGWMEIKMGEFFTTEDDMEVEIFLRGTKEYTAFMVSGLLVHGIELRPKGPK